Within Salvia splendens isolate huo1 chromosome 21, SspV2, whole genome shotgun sequence, the genomic segment ATGTTATGTTTCTATTCCATCTCTGCAAACTCCAAATTTTAAATCTATCCCTGAATTTCAATTTAGTAAATACACTTCACACATACCATACTCCTTGTTCCAAGCTTCAAAGAACTGAATTTGTTTGGCTGTCATTCTTATACTTAGTAGATTTCtaataaaagagaaagaagagcaAGTTAAAGTAGATACTGTACATCAGCATGCTTTTAGAATCTGCTTTTGATAGGAAGTTAGGAACTACTAACTAGGTAAGTATTGAAGAAACATAGTACTCTATTATATTTGCTCAACTTATATTGGTGCTTGGATCCTTTTGATGATTgttttcattaattttaattttaaagatTTTTCAGGTACAACACATTCGAGTAGTAAACCAGCATATATGGACAAAGACAGAATTAAGTGTCCGTGTAGGAAGTGTGATAATAAGTTGTATAAACCAACAAACGAAGTTCGACTTCACGTTTATAAGTCTGGTTTTGTAAAGAATTACCACGTGTGGAGGTTCCAAGGCGAAAAATCAAGCCAGTCAAATAGGAATTCTTACATGGAAATGAATAATGAAGCACCTGGTGCATACCATGCAATGGTTTTAGAGGCTGCAGGTCCTCATTTTAACAATGATAACACAGAAGAGCCACCTAATCTTGATGCACAGCAACTTTATGATATGTTAACTGCTGCCGATAACGAGTTGTGGCCCGGTTGTAAGAAGCATTCACAGTTGTCATACGTGGTTCGACTAATGAGTTTGAAAGCAGAGTATCATTGGCCAGAGCGGTGTTATGATCGGGTAACAGAACTAATCAAAGAGGGGTTTCCAAACGATGATGATTTATTGCCAAATAGCTTTTATAGCACGAAAAAATAATTGCGTGGCATAGGATTACCTGTAGAAAAGATTGACTGCTCCCCAAATAATTGTATGATATTTTGGCATCATGATAGTGAGTTACAACTATGTAGATATTGTGGGGAATCACGCTATAAAGAGCAATATATCGATTCTACAACGGGGAAAAAGAAGTAGGTGGCAATGTCAAAGATGTATTATTTTCGTCTAACTTCTCGATTGTAGAGACTGTATGCATCAAAAGCTACAACAGAAGAAATGTGTTAGCGTGCTTCCATCAACTGATGATGGAGTTATGAGACATCCCGCAGACTCTCCAGCATGGAAACACATCAAGAGTATTTTTCCTGAATTCGCGTTAGATTGTCGTAATGTGCGACTAGGTCTTTCAACGGATGGTTTTCAACCGTTTGGCCAATCAGGGAAGCAATACTCTTCCTGGCCAGTTATTTTAACGCCTTACAATCTTCCTCCTTGGCTATGTATGAAGGAACATTTCATGTTCCTCACTGTTTTAGTTCCTGGGCCACGTAATCCTAAAGATAAGTTGGATGTTTTTCTGCAACCATTAATAGATGAACTGAAACGACTATGGGAAGTGGGTGTGCCTACCTATGACATTTCCTTGAAGCAAAATTTTCAAATGAGAGCGATGTTGATGTGGACCATAAGCGATTTTTCAGCATATTCTATGTTGTCTGGATGGAGTCCCGCTAGAAGATTAGCTTGTCCTTATTGCATGGAAAAACAATGATGCATTTACGTTAGAGAAAAGCGGCAAACAATCATGGTTTGACAATCATCGAAAATTCTTACCTACGAATCATCCATTTCGAAAGAATAAAAAAGCTTTTCGTAAAAACAAGATGATCTTAGTTGGACCACCGGAACCAAAGTCTGGAGTAGAAATCTTAAATGAGATAGATACATTGGGTCTAGTAAGAGTGATGGATGACTACAATGACAAGAATAAGATTGTATCAAACCGTGCTAGATCTGGATGGAAGAAAAGAAGCATCTTCTGGGATCTCCCTTATTGGAAGGAGTTGTTGATTCGACTTAATTTGGATGTAATGCATGTTGAAAAAAATGTGTTTGATAATGTATTTTATACTGTGCTTAATGTCCAAGGGAAGACTAAGGATACATCAAAGTCGAGAGAAGAGCTGAATCAATATTGTGCAAGACCTGAATTAAAACGTAATGGGGCAACTGGAAAGTTTCCAAAAGCTTCATAAACCCTTGACAATCGTGACAAGAAAGTCTTGTGTGAATGGGTCAAGGGTCTTAGGTTTCCAGACGGGTATGTGTCTAACATGGGTACATGTGTTGAGTCGAGGAAGGCTAGATATACTGAGCCAGATGGACCTAGCACTGGATACAATCGAAATTATGGAGGCTCATCATAAGTCGCAGCGAAATCTCAAAAGTTGGTAAGTattatttacatatatataaattcatATAGTACATTTATTATTTGTAGTAAtgctagtattattttattttgataaataggCGGCGGAAAAATGTACTCCTATCAGTGACTGTGCATACGAAACATTCATGGtacaccacaacaaaatggagAATTCACCTATAAGAAGACTGCAGATTAGATGTaagttatattataattatgtatttatattatataattcacTTATTATGCGTATAACATGTATTATCATTCACATTAACTAGGCAAGAGTGAAAGAAATTGTTGCCACCCTAGGTGAAGATGCCAATACGAATGAAATCTTTATTAATGAGGTTAAGCGAGGTCGGCTCGAAAAGAAGAGAAGGATGGTTGGAACGGGAGACTTTGGACCAAACCTCGTTGATAGTTTGTCTGCATACACTACAGCAGGGACAAGCCAACAAGTAGACCGTCAGTGGCAATCTGAGATGGGACAGAAATTTAATGCAGAGCACGAGATGCGAATGAAACTAGAAAAAGAAGTGAAGTTGATCAAAGAAAGGATGGATCAATACATGACCCAGCAGTCCCAGCACTCGAGTCACTCTACTGCCCGGTCTGGTCGTGATGATTCTACATAATTAGGAGATTGTTATCTGCTTTTTAATTTACAATCTATTATAATTTAAACTCATAAACGTATCAGACTTCgtgttttttttggaaaaatacATTATTAGTTTTTTGGGTTTTAAATACATTATTAGtttatcaattattattgtTGTCTACAAATTGATGTTCATTATTTGATAATTGTTGGTTTGTTGTAagttgtttgttttaattggatAAGCAAAGGAATAATTGAAACAATAATGTGTAACTTGAACTTAGTAACGAAATACCAAttggtgatttttttaaaaaattatcaaattagaGGCGAATTGGGCTTGCTGCTAATTCGTTACTAATAAATAGTAGCAAACTTAGTATGTTACTAAATTTTTTGCATTGTATTTAGCACGAACAATTTTAGGGTGGATTAGTGTGTTGCTAATTCGTTGCTAACAATTTGTAACGGACTAAGTTTGTTCCTACTTTTTTCGATCCCTTTTTTATGCCAATAATTTAGGAGCGGACTTGGAGCATTGCTAATTCGTTGCTAACAGTTTGTAACGGACTAAGGTTGTTGCTAATATTTTCGATCCCTTTTTGATGCCATCAATTTAGGAGCGGATTTGGTGTATTGCTAATTCATTGCTAACAATTTGTAACAGACTAAGTTTGCTGCTAAATATTTCGATCCCTTTTTGATATCAACAACTTAGGAGTGGATTTGGTGCATTGCTAATTCGTTGCTAACAATTTGTAACGGACTAAGTTTGTTGCTAGCTTTTTCGATCCCTTTTTTATGCCAATAGTTTAGAAGTGGATTTGGTGCGTTGCTAACAATTTACAACATACTAAGTTTATTGCTAAATTTTTCGATCCCCTTTTGATGCCAACAATTAGTAGCACAATTTAGGTAGTTGCTAAATTTTAGCAGCAAGGAATTTAGAAGCAGCGTAGATTTGTTGCTAATTCGCTGCTAACCAATTTTGCTAGCGGAATTATGAGAATTAGCAACAAAATTTTCCGCTAGTAAATAGagatttttttgtagtgtttacGGGCGGACACACATTTCCCaaactaattatttttaattttctagttGTATAACAATATGTTTATATTAGTATTATGTTAATTCATGTGTAAAAACCCTTATCAGAATAATACTCAGACTAAGAAAATATAGTTTCATAtaaaatttagaatataaaGCTTCATACTATAACAATTTTCTATATCCGCTCCTGCATGTATTAATGGTGATGATGTGGATGACCGATGGCACTCCAACTATCAAAATTAATCACACTTTTGTTTGGCATTTTCTAATGACTTCTATTtcagatttaaaaaattaactcaTAATTTAATGAAGCGAGCTcccacaatttttttttctatctgaATAGCCAAAGAATAATTTGACTAGTTTTCCTACTTGAAAAATTGGTCATTTAATGAGattatatattgattaaaaacAATAATGGTGTTGAagatttatactccctccgtcccgtgctactcgcacgtttgcttttcggcacggagattaaggaatgagtgtatagcaaagtcaacaattgtgGCTGTAgatgataatttttactaaaaatgaaaagagtgcaaataacttgggacgtctagaaaggaaataagtgcaagtaacatgggacggagggagtactgtaGCAAAGCGCAGGAAAATGAGAAAAGGCGTGATTGGCTGCACATGAATTGCACTTCATCGTATTCCTCGGTCTTCATGGGCCCACCAACACATGATTCCTCCAAACCCAATTATTAACGCCGTCACCCACCGTTTACAATTTGGCTGAAAAATTAACCGATGTTAAATAATTACTACGTATACAAAATGTTTATGGTGAATTAAAATTGGCCAAAAATTAACTTCTTTTAAAATTGACGCATCATCCAAAGTTTATGGtatttttcacaatttttaAAGTTTGTGTGAAATACCAATTTTAGGAAAAAGTTCATGATTTTCACACCAAACACTACATAGTTGTAGGATTCAACAGTAAAGAAGGAAAATAaacgaaatttaaaattttcaatttgattGTCAAGCttgtaaagaaaataattgaAACCGGCTATATTTTTACGCCATTCACACGACTAGCTCGTGTGTTGCAAACGACATGTAATCGACCAAGGCCAACGTGTAGGTTGCACGCGCATAGAGAATAAAGCGGCATGCTCAGCTCGGGGGCAGCAATAGCGTGCACAAGGGCGTACCGTGGCTATTGCTCTAATGTACAGATATTTTACAATatacgtactccctccgtccatgaataaatgtctcatatttgaccgacatgaattttaagaaattgtttgacgtTGCAAAGAAAATTggaaagaaaaagttagtgaaatgtgagtcatacttttatatattagttttatagtaaaatgtgagtggaatgagagGTCCATctaccaaatatagtaaaagtgaaatgtgtcTTTATTGCGGAcagataaaaaagtaaaaatgagacatttaatagcggacgaagggagtatgtttCACGAGTATTCACTGTTGAGTCTCTCTTTCTTTCAAGTATTTGTTTCAATTTGCACAAATTCTTCCCTTTCATCCTCATTTACACTCAAAATCAAATCAAGTCAATTATCATGGAACCATCACCAGTCCCCTGCTTCATCTCATAAATTTCCCAGTTGAAAGCTCCTCAATGTACTATAATAGTGTTTCTCCCCTTAATTAGAAAATCAGCAAATAGTCTTTCTCCCTTGTTATTAGAAAATCAGCAAATGTGCTATAGGTTGTAAATTTTTAAATGTAAATTTGTGGTCAAAAGAGTTCGCAGAGCATCATTTATGCCTGAATTCGGTTGTAAGTATTTACAAATTCAGGCATTATAATATCAAAATAAGGACATCAGGATATGTTTAAAAAATTGACACTTGTCCAATTTCTCATTTAACATTAGATCCAATTTTGTCAATATCCTAAATCTATACAAGTTGAAGTAGTTGCGGATTCTGTTTACATAAAAAGACACAAGTTTGTTTCATAATTTATATGCAATGAATGAATGATGATGGGAAGTGATGTGAATCACCAAAGAGTGAAAGCCAACGGCATATGGATGCACGTAGCTGAGAAAGGATCAGGTCCGTTGGTGCTGCTGCTCCATGGCTTTCCAGAGACGTGGTTCTCTTGGCACCGTCAGATTGACTTCCTCGCCGCCCATGGCTACCACGCCGTTGCTCCCGATTTGCGAGGTTTTGGCGATACCGACTCCCCCCTCTCCCCTTCTTCTTACACTTGGTTCCACATCGTCGGCGATCTAGTTGCCTTGCTTGATCACTTCTCTGTCCACCAGGTTATACATCTTTCTCTCTTGCTTGAGTTTctttttttctatgttttttagTCAAATTTTGGTTCGTCCTGCAACTTTATATATGGTTCTAATGAAGGAATAAACTCAAATTTCGTCATTCATATATGGAACACGTGAAAACTATTGATGTGTTGCATATATGTCATGTAATTTGgatttggatcccctgctgtgctgtGCACATAGgggataataaaaaaatatattttttttattattaaaaattgtttTGTGAGTGTGCACACTGTGCACCGCAGGGGATCCACCCCTGTAATTTCCAATAGTGATAATTATTGATGTGACGCATAAGTGTGTTAAATATTTTGGCGGCTTTTCAATTGCATTCACTgtacaatttcatgtttttaaGCCAATTTCTAAATTACGGAAATAGAATTTGCCCAAAATTCATTGTTTTTCTCGCATTTTGCGGTTCCTTTTTGGGCTATTATTAATGGAATTGGGTATGTGAAAAAGGCATATGTGGTGGGGACGGATTGGGGAGCTGCCGCTGCCTGGCATATGAGCTTGCTACGCGCCGACCGAGTCAAAGGAACCGTAGCTCTTTCCGTTCCCTTTACTCCGCGGTTCGCTAGAGCTAAACCCCTCGAATCAATGAAGCAAAAGTACGGGGATGGGTTTTACGTTTGCCAGTTTCAGGTAATTAATCACGAAGTTTGGTCAACTTATGGTCAAAATAAGTTTGAAAACATAACATCAAATCACGAAGTCTCAATTTTTTATGGTCAAAATAAGTTTGAAAACATAACATCAAATCACGAAGtctcaattttttaattatctcATTCGTGTACAAAACAACGATGGTGAACTTAGGAAGCAGGAAGAGCAGAGAGGGCGTTAGCAAGGTACGACTGCGCGACAGTGATGAAGAAGTTGCTGCTCATAAACAAGGCCGAAATGGTTGTGGCGCCACCCGGAACCGAGATCATCGACTACCTAGAAACGCCTTCGGTGCTGCCAGCGTGGATCACGGAGGAAGAGATTAACGTGCTAGCCGAAAAATTCGAGGAGTCGGGCTTCACTGGCGGTTTCAATTACTACCGAGCCCTAAACTTGTGAGTCACTACATAATTATTGTAACATACAtatctactatataatatatttttggttaattaatgTGATGACAGAAACTGGGAGCTGATGGCGGCGTGGCAAGGGGCGAAGATTGGAGTTCCGGCGAAGTTGATTGTGGGAACGAAGGATATGGGATACAGAAGCGGTGGTACAAAGGAATACATTGAGAGCTGTGTCTTCAAAAGCTTGGTTCCAGATCATGAGATTGTGGTTCTTGATGCTCATCATTTTATCCATTTGGAGAGGGCTGACCAAGTCTCCCAAGAAATCTTGTCCTTCATTCTCAAACTCTCTTGACTTGAAAATAATACAATGTCAACTTTGAAAAACCGAGCTGgtgaaaaatgagacatttattaacggactgagggagtattcCGAAAACGTATTGCTCCTAAAAAGATGCAACATGTTTTTCTATATATCGTCCAAAATTTCGATAAAAGAACGTGAATTACGTTTGGTTTTGTGTTCCTTGTTGCATATTCGGGTATCGACTTGGTAAATGCAATGTGTTAATAACCGAACTAATTAGAAAATCGACGGAATTATCTGTTCATGATATAGTCAGTCAGACTGATTTTTAGCTACTGATTAGACTGaaataatgtactccctccgtcccgtcccaaggaagatgaccctttccttgggcggcacgtgAATTTATGCGGCAACGAAATACATCAAGGCTTATGAAAGAATGGAAAAGGAGATACAACTGAATCAGAGGCACATTGCTCTGATACAGAAGGAAATGGAAGCTAACAAGGCTGATGCTGACAAGTACACAAAGATGGCTGTTGATGTCGAGGTTCGAGTTAAAGCTCTAGCAAGTCAGAGCTTGGTTCATGGTCTTCTTTAGTAGTATTATCTTCCCCGCCCCAAATCAATCTTTGTATGCACTACTGCGTAGTGAATACGAAGATTAAAACCATACATCTATGCTTCTCTCATAGAGAAAGTAGTCTATATATTATTCGAGTAAGAGGTCCACAGATGTTATACAGAACAATCAAGCTTCCCTCAACAGCACATCAAACACAACAAAAAACATATCTTCTTATTTGTTAATAACCGGATAGCCAAACTCGGATATTTTAAGTATTGACAGCTCTGCAGTTCCTCCGAATCTCCCCCCTCGAGCCTGTGAGTGGAGATATACTCCCCATCTTCACGATAGACTTAGCGTACTGCTGAAAGAAAGCCTCGTTGCTGGCAGCAAACTTCCTCACCAGCCCCAACGACATTTTATTACGCGTCGCCAGGACTTCATCCGAATTCAACATGGCCTCGGAGCTGAGTATGTTCTTGAAGTAGTTGTTGTCGAATTTTGCTGGGGTGATGAAGTCCATCACGAACAGATTCTGATCTCCACCTGACCGGGGGCATCCTGTGCGTAGCCTGGCTGCGTAGTTTTGGTCCATGGTGAAATCGGGCTGCCCGTACAGCCTCTGCCTGAAGCTCGTGCACCTCGAGTTCCCTATGGTGTGGCTACCTGAAAACGACGAAAACCATAACTATTATCGTGCATCACACGGGATACACACCTTATTTACTTATGTTAGTACCGGACAGTGCCACGAGATCAACTATGTCTAGGCCGACTCGTGTATACGTGGAGAGGATGGTCTGGAATGTGTTGTTCGGAGCAGGAATGTTGTTGTTGGCGCCGCTGAAATTTGCACTTCTTGAATCCCTTCTCCCCAACTGAACATCCCAGCTAGGCCCACCAGCCTGTTCACAGAAACAAATATCGATGTAAAAAGAGAACTGAAATCACTATAGTAGTCTAATAACCTTATTTTCACCTTAACGGACCAAACAGTATATTTAGGCCGAAACAGAAAAAAAAGGCATAATGTTTTTTGTTATTACAAGAACAGTGGATTCTCTGGCAGCAAGAGCTATGATGTCAGCGCAAGAAACTGTCTGAGGGCAAGCTTTCTCGAGGGCCGACTTGACCTGATCGAGGACATCAAACCCCCGAGCAGAGTTGTTGTTCGGGACAGCGCCCTTTTCACTGACTATGCCATTGCCAGAGTCCAAAAGCAGAGATGCATCACATCCCTGCATCTCATTTCACATTGGTCAATACTGGCGAAAGAAATAGAACGGTTGTAAAGAGAGAACTGAAACTACTATATACAGAACCTGGACGAAGCAGTCGTGGAAATGAAGCCTGAGTAGTGAGGCAGCCATACGAGGCTCTCGTGCAACGGCTCTGGAGACAACGGAGTGTACAATTTTATGGGCTTGTGGGCATGACCGGGCGTAGAACTGTGGCGAGAGAGAGCCTCCGTTGCTACTCTGGGAGAAGCAAAGAGTTGCGAAGGCGAGCACGACGATGGAGATGATCAAGTTGATGGATTTGGAAGCCATTGTTTGTTTGTTGCTACTGTGAAGTTGAGAGATTTGGTGTTGAAAGAGTTTGTGTGATCCAAGTATTTATAGAGATTTGAGAGGGAAGTTGGTGGGATTAATTTTGAgtgtttttctaattttttttctttgatgtTGATTGTGGtaagaattgttttattttatttttaccagAATTGGTATTAGGAATTACATATTGGAATAGCGTATTTACGGCTTGCTTAACGTAGAAAAAATCATACGGTTTCAAAACTTACAAATGTTACAATACTTTTATCTTGGAATTCAGATGGTTAatttattcttaatttttgGACACGAGGATTACTTTTTTTTGAGTGATTGCAAATTCTTCTATAAGTTGTATCACTATTCATAGCAAAAAATTTTTCATTCTACTTCTCtagcattttttttgtaaagatGACAGTTCTTTAGAGTAAAGTGTTCACACTGTATTTATGTGAAACATTACAATCTTGTTTAAGAATTGAAGATGGCAAAAAAAAGTCATGCAATGAAGGTTTATGAATTTAAACAAATTGAATTTGGAGATCGTAACTCTCAACAGAAGTTAAATacattagataaaaaaaattcacactagataaaaaacaaaataaaaatcaagaaaacaactTTCATAAAGAGGAAACCGTGTACAAAAATAGTCTCCTTCATACATATTCCCTACCAACTAACAAGTCGGATCCTCAATCGAAGTATGGAGTAACCTGTGTATTTACATAATTACATCGATTGCTACATATCAAGAAAATCCAAAAGTCGATCGAATATCATAAtggaaaatttaattattcctttTAAACAGGTGAAAACTTACATTTTTTCGTGAATTTTCATACACATTTTAGCACTTTCATCGTCCATAAATAATAAtcatgtttttctattttgacaTGTCCATTAAAATTAGTCcattttcattttggtatgtgtaTCTCTGTAAATTGTATTCCATTTTCCTTAGAAAACGGTCATTTTTGTCCCATCTTTTGGAACATTTCTCTAAAATTATCCCATCGTTCAAGTAATGATCATGTAGTACCCATCATTTCATCTATCGGAATAATCGTCCTGCAATAAATTTCTAGCTATCAAAATATCGACGTGGCATGTGTAATTAGGGGTATACAACGTGTAATTTGGGTAATAGAAGTGTAATTTTGGTGGTCGCATCGATATTCCAATTATTAGAATTTT encodes:
- the LOC121783955 gene encoding epoxide hydrolase A-like, which gives rise to MMMGSDVNHQRVKANGIWMHVAEKGSGPLVLLLHGFPETWFSWHRQIDFLAAHGYHAVAPDLRGFGDTDSPLSPSSYTWFHIVGDLVALLDHFSVHQAYVVGTDWGAAAAWHMSLLRADRVKGTVALSVPFTPRFARAKPLESMKQKYGDGFYVCQFQEAGRAERALARYDCATVMKKLLLINKAEMVVAPPGTEIIDYLETPSVLPAWITEEEINVLAEKFEESGFTGGFNYYRALNLNWELMAAWQGAKIGVPAKLIVGTKDMGYRSGGTKEYIESCVFKSLVPDHEIVVLDAHHFIHLERADQVSQEILSFILKLS
- the LOC121783912 gene encoding peroxidase 72-like, encoding MASKSINLIISIVVLAFATLCFSQSSNGGSLSPQFYARSCPQAHKIVHSVVSRAVAREPRMAASLLRLHFHDCFVQGCDASLLLDSGNGIVSEKGAVPNNNSARGFDVLDQVKSALEKACPQTVSCADIIALAARESTVLAGGPSWDVQLGRRDSRSANFSGANNNIPAPNNTFQTILSTYTRVGLDIVDLVALSGSHTIGNSRCTSFRQRLYGQPDFTMDQNYAARLRTGCPRSGGDQNLFVMDFITPAKFDNNYFKNILSSEAMLNSDEVLATRNKMSLGLVRKFAASNEAFFQQYAKSIVKMGSISPLTGSRGEIRRNCRAVNT